The segment CCTGTCCGGCCCGCCTAGCCACCGAACGTCTGCTACCGTTGCCGCCGTGGGCACTCTGATCCGCTAGTACGGGACACCGCGTCGAGGCTTCTCCGCGGTGGGTCCTATGCGCGTCGTGCAGGCATGTGTCGCCGGCCGCGCGAGGTTCCCCGTACGTTCTCGCGCTCTTCGAGGCGCGGATTCCGCGACGCTGCCGCGTCGTGGGGAGGAGCCCCCAATGATCGCCATTCGAGGCGGAGCTGTCCGATTCGCCGAACGCACCGTGCTGGCCGGCATCGACCTGATCGTCGGCCCCGCCGAGCGGATCGCGGTGGTCGGCGACAACGGCGCCGGCAAGTCGACGCTTCTGCGAGCGCTCGCCGGAACGGTACGGCTGACGGCCGGCGACCGTGACGTCGAACTGCCCGGCGGTGTCGCGTTCGCCGAACAACAGCCACGGTTCCGGCCCGGCGCCACGGTCGCGGACGCACTCGACGACCTGCTCGCCGACGTCCGCGGCCTCGAGGCCGAGATCCAGCGGACCGCTGAGCGGCTGGAACACGTCGGCGCCGACGAGCAGGCCGGGCTGCTCGCATGTTTGAGCGCCGCCATGGACCGGTTCGAGGCCCGCGACGGTTATCAAGTCGATCAGCGTGTGCACGCCGGGCTCGACCGGCTCGGGCTGGGCGGTCTCGACCAGTCCCGGCTGGTGAGCACGCTGTCCGGCGGCGAGAAGGCGAGGCTGGCGCTGGCGGCGGCCCTGTCGTCGCAGGCGGAGTTGCTGCTGCTCGACGAGCCGACCAACGACCTCGACGACGCCGGTATCGGTTGGCTGGAGGAGCGCCTGGCCGCGCACCGCGGCGCGCTGATCGTGGTGACCCACGATCGTGCGCTGCTGGATCGGTTCGCGACCGACATCGTGCATGTCGAAGGTGGTTCGCTGCGCCGATACGGCAACGGATACGCCGGCTACCTGACCGCACGCGCGGCTGAACGGCGGCGGCTGCTGACCGAGTACGAGGCGTGGCGGCACGACCTCGCCCGTCAGGAGGCGCTCGTCGCCGCCAACGCCTTCCGGCTCGACGCGATCCCGCGCAAGCTGGGCCGCTCGCTGTTCGGCCATGCCGCCTTCCGGGCCCGCGGCCGCGACCACGGTGCGATGGGACGCATTCGGATGGCGAAGGAGCGGGTGAACCGGCTGCGCGCGGATCCCGCGCCGCGGCCTGCCGATCCGTTGCGGTTCACACCTGACTTCGCCGGGCCGGCGCCCGCCGATCCGGGTGCCCTGATCAGTGCGGACGGTGTCCGGCTGGGAGTGGACGGGCCGGCGCCGAGGCTTGAGCTGGAGTCGCTCGCGGTGTCGGCCGGTGACCGGCTGCTGATCTCCGGACCCAACGGGTCGGGCAAGACCACGCTGCTGCGCGTGCTGGCGGGCGAGCTCGCACCGCAGCACGGCACGGTCTGGCACCGTCCCGGCCTTCGTGTCGCATGGTTGCGGCAGGACATCACGACCGGTTCGGCTGCGACGCTGCTCCAGGTCTTCGCCGTGGCCACCGCCGCCTACGAGCAGGACGCCGCGGACGCGCTGCTGCGGCTCGGGCTGTTTCATCCCGACGACCTGGGCCGGCCGGTGGCGCACCTGTCGGTCGGGCAGCGCCGGCGCCTGGAGGTCGCCCTCGCCGTCACCCGCCCCAGCGACCTGCTGCTGCTCGACGAGCCGACGAACCACCTGGCTCCCGAACTGCTCGAGCAACTGGAGCAGGCGCTGCTTACGTACCCCGGCGCTGTTCTGACCGTCACCCACGACCGGCGGTGGCGCGAGCGAGCGCAAGCCGCGGCCCCGGCACGGCAGATCCAGGTGGCGCCCGGAGGCATCGTCAGCGAACAGTGCCTACCTGGATCGGGTAGCCGACAGCAGACACCCGTGCGGGCCGCCGTTGCGCCAGGATCGGCCCGCGACGCGTTGACGCAGGCTGATCGATCGGGGGTCACCGATGACTGCTGAGGACCGGACCACCCACCGCACGAGGCTGTGGTCGGAGACTTACCTGGGCGGCTCGCCCGAGGCCGAACGGCGGCTATTCGAGGGGTTCGCGGTCAAGATCATGCAAACCCAGCTGCGGAATCGCAAGGCTTCCGGCGGCGGGCCGATCACCGCGGGCTTCCAGGCCAAAAGCATTTTCGGTACGCGCGACGCAGTGTTGCGGTTTCTCGAAGTGCCGGCCGAGTTGCGGGTCGGCTTCGCCCAGCCGGGCGCGGTCTATCGCACGGCGGTGCGGTTCAGCAACGCCGAAGGCCGCATCCTGTCCGACCAGGAGGCCGACCTGCGGGGCGCGGCGCTGCGGGTCACCGTGGACGCCGGCGGCGAGCAGCACGACCTGCTGATGACCAACGCGCCGGTGTCGCACGCCCGCGACGCCCGCCAGTTCGCCGAGGTCGCCGTGGCCACGGCCGGCGGCGGGTGGCGGCGCTACGCCGGGCTGGTACGGCTGGTGTTCGTGCTCGGCCCCGGCGAGACGGTCCGCATCGTGCGCAACCTGACCGCCGGGCGCACCCGCATCACCAGCGTCGCGACCGAGACGTTCTGGAGCCGCATCCCGATCGCCTGGGGCGACACCGCGGTGCAGTACTTGCTGCGGCCCGCGCCCGGCACACCGGCAGCGGGCGCGCCGCCGGCCGGTGACCCCGACTTCCTCGGCCACGAGTTGGCGGACCGGCTGGCGCGCGGCGACGTGAGTTTCGAGCTGTGTGTGCAGCGGTTCCGTGACTCGGAGTCGACGCCGATCGAGGACGCCGCCGTCGACTGGCGCTCACGTGATGACCCGCCCGAGCCGATCGCGGTGCTGACCATTCCCGCCGGATCCTCCGACGACCCGGCGGTGCACGCGCTGCGGTTCAACCCGTGGAACACCACCGACGAATTCCGGCCGCTCGGCAATCTCAACCGGGTGCGCAAGGCCGCCTACGACGCCAGCGCCGCGCACCGCGACCGGCAACGCTGGCTCACCGACGTGCCGCTGCGCAACCACGTGGCCGGCGCCGCGATGCGGACGATCTTCGGCGTGGTCAACCGGTTCCGGCCCTGGCACCGCCTGCCGACGTCGCTGGCCCTGCTCAACCTGGCGGCCCTGCGGGACGTGCTGCGCCGGGAGAACCTGATGGACACCGAGGTGCGCGAAGCCCCGCCGCGCGCCCGGCAGGCGCCGGCAGCTCCGGCCGAGGATGAGCGCGTCTTCCGTACCCATGACGGCCGTTTGAATGATCTTTCTGAGCCTGCCATGGGTTCCGTGGATGCGGCGTTCGGCCGCAACGTGCCCGCGGTGCACCGGCCTGACCTGCATGATGAGCCGAACCCGATCGTGGTCAGTCGCGAACTGCTGCACCGCGAGCAGTTCCGGCCGGCGACCTCGCTGAACATCCTGGCCGCCGCCTGGATCCAGTTCCAGGTGCACGACTGGGTGGTTCACGCCCGGCATCCGCTCGGCGTCGACGACGTTCAGGTGCCGCTGCCGGCCGACATGCCCGGCTGGGTGAACACGGTCGGCGGGCCGCTCGAGTCGTGGATGCGCATCGGTGGGAACATCAGCCGCGGCACCGGCGCGGACGGCGTCGAAAAGCTGTTCGGCAACGTCGTGTCGCACTGGTGGGACGGCTCCGAGGTGTACGGCTCGGACGCCGCGAAGGCCGCCGAACTGCGCGACGGCGCGAAACTGCGGATGACCCCGGACGGCTACCTGCCGGTGGACGTGCGCGGCGCGGAGATCACCGGGTTCAACGAGGCGTGGTGGCTCGGGCTCAGCAGCATGCACACGCTGTTCGCCCGGGAACACAACGTGCTCTGCGACGAGCTGCGCCAACGCAACCCGGGCTGGAGTGACGTGCGGGTCTACGAGACCGCCCGGCTGATCGTGTCCGCTCTGATCGCGAAGATCCACACGGTGGAGTGGACGCCGGCGATCCTGGCGACCGAGGTGCTGCGCCGGGGCATGAACGTCAACTGGCACGGCGTCCCGGCCAACGACCTGCTCAGCCGGATCGGGCTGTGGCTGACCGACGCGAACGCGCTGCACGGCATCCCGAAGACGACACCCGACCACCACGGCACACCGTTCTCCCTCACCGAGGACTTCGTCACCGTCTACCGCATGCACCCGCTCATCCCCGACGACTACACGTTCCACGACGCCGCGACCGGCGGCCTGCTGCGCGACGCCGCCTTCAATCAGCTGCGCGGCGACCTGGCCGACGACGTGCTGCGCGAACTCGGGCTGACCAACGTGCTCTACTCGTTCGGCACCGCCCACCCCGGCGCCATCACCCTGCACAACTACCCTCAGGCACTGCTCAACGTGGAACGCGAGGGCGAACTGATCGATCTGTCCGTGGTCGACCTGGTCCGCACCCGCCGCCGCGGCGTACCCCGCTACAACGACTTCCGCGCCGCCCTGCACCTGCCCCGCATCACGCGCTGGGAGGACCTGAACAGCGACCCGCAAACGGTGGAGCGACTGCGCACCGTCTACCGCAGCATCGACGAGGTCGACACCATGGTCGGCCTGTTCGCCGAAACCCCGCCGGACGGCTTCGGGTTCTCCGACACCGCGTTCCGCGTCTTCATCCTGATGGCGTCACGGCGGCTGCAGAGCGACCGGTTCCTCACCGCCGACTACCGGCCCGAGATCTACACCCAGTTCGGCCTGGACTGGATCGCGCAGACCTCGATGACCAGCCTGATCCACCGGCACTGCCCAGCCTTGGCGGCGCTGCTGCCCGCCGACGCGAACGCCTTCGCGCCCTGGCCCACCCGTCGATGACAGGACGCCGCCACCACACCCGCGTGGTCGGTCACGCCGACGGTGACCACATCCGGGTACGGCCCCGGCGGCAGATTCACCGTCGCGCAGCCGGGCCCGCTGTTGCCGGCCGAGGCGACCACGAACGTCCCGGCGGCCGCGAACGCGGCGGTGGCCGGGACGAACGTGGCCAGGTCACAACCTTCGACCGCCGGGCGGTTCCACGAGTTGGTCAGCACCTGCGGACCACGGTCAGGCCGCCCGTCCGCGATCGGCACGCCAGCCGTAACCGCGATCACGGCCGTCCCCACCCCGGCGACCGCGGCTCAGCAGACGGCCGCTGCGGCGGCTCGACCCCTTGACGTCGGGCTCCAGCGCGAACGCATTCCCGCCGTCGGGCGTCGCGTACCCGGCCAGCGCGGCCAGCACCCCGTCGCGGTCACCGCCGCCGCTCAGATACGCCAGCCGGCGTGGGTCGAGCACCCGGTCAACCAGACGAAGGCGGCGGCGCGCCGCATCAGGAACTCGGGTCATGCCTCCCACGCTAGGGAGGGCCGGACTTGTCGGCTTGAACGAAACGGTCGAAGTAGGCGGCGCTCTCGGCGTCGGCCGGGTAGTAGGACTCGATGGCGATCTCGTCGATGGTGATGTCCATCGGCGTGCCGAACGTGGTGAACGTGGAGAACAGCCGCAGCTCCCGCCCGTCGATGCGCAGCACCATCGGAATCACCACGTCGGTGCCGGCCTGCGGCTGCGGCGGTTCGCCGGGCTCATCAGCGAGCAGTTCCTCGTACAGGGCGGTCAGCTCGGGATCGGGATTGGTGGCGAGCTGCCGGGAGATCCGGGAGCGGAACACCGCACGTACGTCGTCGCGGTTGACGACCAGGTGGGCCAGGCCGCGCGGGTCCAGGCCCAGACGGATCAGATTGACCGGCGGGCGCAGCAGGTCAGGGGAGACCTGGGCGAGGAACGGCTCGAACGCCCGGTTGGCCATCACGATGTTCCAGCGACGATCAAAGACAATGGCCGGGTACGGTTCATGCGCGCGCAGAACCCGCCGGATAGCGTCGTGGGCGGCGGTGAGGGCGCTGTCGTCCAGAGACCGCTCGGGGTAGCGGGGCGCGTAACCACCGGCCAGCAGTAGGTGGTTACGGTCGCGCAGTGGCACATGAAGCTGGTCGGCCAGCCGCAGGATCATGTCGGGGCTCGGCTGGGACTTGCCGGTCTCGACCAGGCTGACATGCCGGGCGGAGACGTCCGCGGCGATGGACAGGTCCAGCTGGCTCAGACCACGACGATGCCGCCATTGCCGCAGCAGTTCCCCGACGGTGTGCACGATCGAGAGCGTACGCATCCTGGCGGCGAACGCCATGAAATGCCACTTCATCGACAAGTGCCACCCGGCGCCGAAACACTTCGGGCCATGACCACTGAGAACAAGAGCATCGTCCAGCGAGCACTGGCCGGACTGATCGAGACACATGACGTCGACGCGGTCGGCCGGTTCCTCAGCGACGACTTCACCCACCGCCGGCCGGGCAACGTCACGAAAACGAAGAAGGAATGGCTCGCCGCGGTCGAGGCGGCACTGGTGCCGCTGGCCGACATGCAGGTGGAGCTCCTGCAACTGCTGTCCGACGGCGAGTACGTCGTGGTGCATTCCCGGCGCTGGCTTCCCGGCGGCCCGGAGACGGTGGTCGTGGACGTCTGCCGGCTCGAGGACGGGCTGATCGTCGACGTGTGGGAGATCATCGAGCCGGTGGCGACAGCGGCCGAGAATCTGCGCTGGTGGGAATGAGGTCTGCCCTGCCGAGGATCCGGCAGGGCAGACACCGGATCAGGGGACGATCACGACGCCACCGCGGACGCCGCCTTCGGCGAGCCGGATGTGGGCGGCTGCCGCTTCGGTGAACGGGTAGACGCCGGCGACGCGCAGCGGGATGTCGCCGCTTTCGACCAGCTTGACCAGGTCGCTGAGCCGGGAGCCGTTCGGCTGCACCCCCAGGGCGTGCGTCCGGATTCCACGTACCGGTTCCGGGCGCAGCGGGGGAGAAGCGGCGACGAAGCCACCGCCGTCGCGGACCACGTCCAGCAGCGACGAGCCGATCACCGCCAGGTCGACGACCGCGTCGAAGCTGCCCTGCGGTTCCTCCGAGCGCGGTACGAACGTCGCGCCCAGCGATTCCACGAACTTGCGGTCGCCGGCCCCGGCGACGGCGGTGGCGTGCAGGCCGGCGTTGCGGGCCAGGGCGAGCAGGAACCCGCCGACCTGTCCTGCGCCGCCGGTGACCAGCAACGACGAGCCGGCCGGCAGGGCGAGCAGGTCGAGGGCTTGGACGGCGGTGAGGCCGTTGGTCGGCAGGGTCGCGGCTTGCGTGGCGGGAATGCCGGTGGGTGCGGCGGTCAGCCACGTCGCGTCCAGGACGACGAACTCGGCGTGGGCGCCGTTCGTGGTCTGCAGCCACGGGGTGAAGCCGATGACCTCGTCGTCGACGGCCAGGTCGGTGACCGAGGGGCCGACCGCGTCGACCGTGCCGGCGACGTCCCAGCCAGGTATGTAGGGCAGCCCGGTCGGAAGTGGGGCCGGGAACCGGCCGGCGCGGATCATGAGGTCGACCGGGTGCAGGACGGAGGCGGCGACGCGTACCCGTACCTGTCCCGGTCCCGGCTCGGGCACCGGCAGACCCGCCGCTACCTGCAGGACCTCCGGGCCGCCGAACTCCGCATACCTGATGGCGCGCATCGCTTTCCTCTTCCTTCGAGGTGTTGTTGACCTCTAGAAGATAGGTAGGGTTGGGCACCAGAAGTAAGTAGGTACCTTGAGGTGCCTAAGGTGCCAGGAGGTGGCGGGCATGGCGACGACAACGGCCGGGGAGCGGCGCGAGCAGTCCAAACGTGACTACGACGCGTTCCTGGCGGGCTGCCCGACCCGCGAACTGCTGAGCACGCTCACCGACAAATGGGCGGCGCTGGTGATCGCAGCGCTCGCCGACGGCCCGCAACGCCACGGCGAGCTGGCCCGCCGCATCGCCGGCGTCAGTCAGAAGATGCTCACCCAGACGCTACGCACCCTGGAACGTGACGGCCTGCTCACCCGCACGGTCACCGCGTCAGTGCCGGTCCGTGTCGACTACGAGCTCACCCCACTCGGCAACGACCTGTTCCCGGTCATGCTCGCGATCAAGACCTGGGCCGAGGCCAACATGGACCGCGTCTTCGAGGCCCGCACCCACTTCGACGCACGACCCTGACGCGAACGGTCAGCCGCCGGATGCCGGTCAGCAGCATCGGCATCCGGCGAGCTCATTCACCCTGGCCGCTCGAACATTTACAGCGTGCGCAGCACCTCGACCGCCTCGGTCTCCGCGGTGTGCACCGCGCGCAGCCGGTCGGCCAGCATGCCCAGATCGGGCGCCACCGGTGGCTTCCGGTCCAGCTCGGCCCGTAGCTGCCACAGCTCGGCCGCAGCCTCGGCCCGGCCGGCGGCGCCGTCGTCTCCCAGCGCCACGCCCTCGGCCACCGCCGCCACCATGTCGCGCAGGCGGGCGTACTCCGGAACATCGGCCGGCAGCGCGGCCTCAGCGAACGCATGCCAGCGGCGGCCCGCCTCGCGGAACGCCTGCGCCGCCTGCGTCGCCCGCTCGCCGAGCAGCGGTGCGGCCTCGTCGAGGAAGTCGGCGTACAGGTCGCGCAGGTGGCCGCCGCTCATGCCGACCGGCTCCACCTCGTCCCACACCGTCAGCAGCGCGGTGGCCAGCCCGCGGCCGTCGGCGAAAACGGTCGGCCAGCCCTTCGCGTTGCGCCGGTCGGTGAGCAGCTTCGCCCACTTCTGCCAGGCCGGCAGCGCGAACGACGAAGACGTGCCGCCCAGGTGCCCGGCACACTCCCGGACCCCGTCACGAACCAGGTCTGCGAGCTTCTCCGGCGGGGTCGCGGCCTCAACCACGACAAGCTTGTTCCGGTACGAGACGACGCGTGCCCGGGCGCGGTGCAGCGCGTCGGCCGAGACGGTCAGCGGACGGGTGTTGCGGTCGTCGATGCGTACCCCCGCGCCGGTCGCCGCGTAGGCGACCACCGCATGGCCGCCGTGCGCCTCCAAGTGCGGGGGCAGGTGCCAGTAGCCGACCAGGTACCGGTCCGGGACCACGATCGCCCGCTCGCCCGCGGCCAGTGCCGCGTCCAGGGCGGCAGCCGCGCCCTTGGCGCCCGACGTGGTGTGCACCCGGTAACGGGCGCCGAGCCGGTCCAGGGTCTGGTCGGTCCAGTCGAGATAGTTCCACCGGCGCCGGAAACCCAACGTCAGGTGGGTGGTGTCGTGCGCGGCAAACTCCCAGAGGATGTATCCGGCACCGAGCCCACCGCCGATGCCGAGGACCATCGCCTCCGACAGCTCGACTCCATGGCCGGCGAGCACGTGCGCCACCGCGGCGGTCTCGGGGTGCAGCCCACCCCGCAACGGCCAGTCGTGGTCGGTGCCGGGCCGCTCGGCGTCGCCGACCACGTGCCGGCGCGCGGCGGCGTACCGTTCGCCGGTCCGGGCCATCCGCGCACGGATGCGGGCCTTGAGGTGTTTCTGCTCGGTCATCGCTGTCCCGTCCGGTCACGCGCACGCCGCGATCCCCACGCGGCAGCGATACGCACAACCGTCGGTGCGTCTCAGCATGGGACGGTCGCTCTCCCGAGGCCGGACACCCCTTTGCCTCCGCGGTGCCGGGTGGCGTGGGCACCCGGGAGGAGGTTCGGCACGGGAGCGTGCCGACCTCACCCTACCGCAGCACCCGTGCCACGACCGCCAGCGCCTGCTCGCCGAGCGGGTCGTGTCCCCCGTGCGAGCTACCCGCAAGTGTCCACCGCACGGTGACGATTGCTGCGGCGGAAATCCATAGGTTTCTTCCTGTCCGCGGCGCTCCGGTCGCGGTCTGCGAAGGAGTCATCATGCGATTCGTCAAACAGCTTCTCGCCGTCGTCGCCGTCGCCCTCATCGGCGGGCAGGGTGCCGCCGCGGTCGAGGGCGACTTCTTCCTCACCCTGGTGATCGGCGCGGTGGCGGCGGTGCTGGGCGTGGTCGTCTACCGGTGGGTGGTGCGGCGCACCGAGCGCCGCGACCCTGCCGAGCTCGATCTCGACGGTTGGTGGGGGAAGGTGGGCCGCGGGACGCTCATCGGCTTCGCCATGTTCGCGGCCGTCATCGCCAACATCGCGTTCCTCGGCGGTTACCACGTCGAAGGCTGGGGCTCGCCGACGGGAGCGCTGGGGTTGCTCGGGTTCATGGCGGCCGCGGCCGTCACCGAGGAGCTGCTGTTCCGGGGGGTGCTGTTCCGGATCATCGAGGAGCGTACGGGCACCTGGATCGCTCTCGCCCTGACCGGCGTGGTGTTCGGCGCGATGCACCTGGTGAACCCGGACGCCACCCTGTGGGGGGCGACCGCCATCGCGATCGAGGCCGGGTTCATGCTGGCCGCCTGCTACGCCGCCACCCGCAACCTGTGGGTCCCGATCGGTCTGCACTTCGGCTGGAACTTCGCCGCCGGCGGCATCTTCAGCGTCGCGGTCTCGGGTAACGGCGAGTCGAAGGGGCTGCTCGAGGCCTCGACGTCCGGGCCGGTCGCGCTGAGCGGGGGCGCTTTCGGGCCGGAGGGCAGCCTGTACGCGGTGCTGGCCGGCGTGGTCCTGACCGTGGTGTTCCTGTGGCTGG is part of the Actinoplanes sp. NBC_00393 genome and harbors:
- a CDS encoding peroxidase family protein — translated: MTAEDRTTHRTRLWSETYLGGSPEAERRLFEGFAVKIMQTQLRNRKASGGGPITAGFQAKSIFGTRDAVLRFLEVPAELRVGFAQPGAVYRTAVRFSNAEGRILSDQEADLRGAALRVTVDAGGEQHDLLMTNAPVSHARDARQFAEVAVATAGGGWRRYAGLVRLVFVLGPGETVRIVRNLTAGRTRITSVATETFWSRIPIAWGDTAVQYLLRPAPGTPAAGAPPAGDPDFLGHELADRLARGDVSFELCVQRFRDSESTPIEDAAVDWRSRDDPPEPIAVLTIPAGSSDDPAVHALRFNPWNTTDEFRPLGNLNRVRKAAYDASAAHRDRQRWLTDVPLRNHVAGAAMRTIFGVVNRFRPWHRLPTSLALLNLAALRDVLRRENLMDTEVREAPPRARQAPAAPAEDERVFRTHDGRLNDLSEPAMGSVDAAFGRNVPAVHRPDLHDEPNPIVVSRELLHREQFRPATSLNILAAAWIQFQVHDWVVHARHPLGVDDVQVPLPADMPGWVNTVGGPLESWMRIGGNISRGTGADGVEKLFGNVVSHWWDGSEVYGSDAAKAAELRDGAKLRMTPDGYLPVDVRGAEITGFNEAWWLGLSSMHTLFAREHNVLCDELRQRNPGWSDVRVYETARLIVSALIAKIHTVEWTPAILATEVLRRGMNVNWHGVPANDLLSRIGLWLTDANALHGIPKTTPDHHGTPFSLTEDFVTVYRMHPLIPDDYTFHDAATGGLLRDAAFNQLRGDLADDVLRELGLTNVLYSFGTAHPGAITLHNYPQALLNVEREGELIDLSVVDLVRTRRRGVPRYNDFRAALHLPRITRWEDLNSDPQTVERLRTVYRSIDEVDTMVGLFAETPPDGFGFSDTAFRVFILMASRRLQSDRFLTADYRPEIYTQFGLDWIAQTSMTSLIHRHCPALAALLPADANAFAPWPTRR
- a CDS encoding helix-turn-helix domain-containing protein yields the protein MKWHFMAFAARMRTLSIVHTVGELLRQWRHRRGLSQLDLSIAADVSARHVSLVETGKSQPSPDMILRLADQLHVPLRDRNHLLLAGGYAPRYPERSLDDSALTAAHDAIRRVLRAHEPYPAIVFDRRWNIVMANRAFEPFLAQVSPDLLRPPVNLIRLGLDPRGLAHLVVNRDDVRAVFRSRISRQLATNPDPELTALYEELLADEPGEPPQPQAGTDVVIPMVLRIDGRELRLFSTFTTFGTPMDITIDEIAIESYYPADAESAAYFDRFVQADKSGPP
- a CDS encoding nuclear transport factor 2 family protein, with product MTTENKSIVQRALAGLIETHDVDAVGRFLSDDFTHRRPGNVTKTKKEWLAAVEAALVPLADMQVELLQLLSDGEYVVVHSRRWLPGGPETVVVDVCRLEDGLIVDVWEIIEPVATAAENLRWWE
- a CDS encoding NADP-dependent oxidoreductase; the protein is MRAIRYAEFGGPEVLQVAAGLPVPEPGPGQVRVRVAASVLHPVDLMIRAGRFPAPLPTGLPYIPGWDVAGTVDAVGPSVTDLAVDDEVIGFTPWLQTTNGAHAEFVVLDATWLTAAPTGIPATQAATLPTNGLTAVQALDLLALPAGSSLLVTGGAGQVGGFLLALARNAGLHATAVAGAGDRKFVESLGATFVPRSEEPQGSFDAVVDLAVIGSSLLDVVRDGGGFVAASPPLRPEPVRGIRTHALGVQPNGSRLSDLVKLVESGDIPLRVAGVYPFTEAAAAHIRLAEGGVRGGVVIVP
- a CDS encoding winged helix-turn-helix transcriptional regulator; amino-acid sequence: MATTTAGERREQSKRDYDAFLAGCPTRELLSTLTDKWAALVIAALADGPQRHGELARRIAGVSQKMLTQTLRTLERDGLLTRTVTASVPVRVDYELTPLGNDLFPVMLAIKTWAEANMDRVFEARTHFDARP
- a CDS encoding BtrH N-terminal domain-containing protein; this translates as MTEQKHLKARIRARMARTGERYAAARRHVVGDAERPGTDHDWPLRGGLHPETAAVAHVLAGHGVELSEAMVLGIGGGLGAGYILWEFAAHDTTHLTLGFRRRWNYLDWTDQTLDRLGARYRVHTTSGAKGAAAALDAALAAGERAIVVPDRYLVGYWHLPPHLEAHGGHAVVAYAATGAGVRIDDRNTRPLTVSADALHRARARVVSYRNKLVVVEAATPPEKLADLVRDGVRECAGHLGGTSSSFALPAWQKWAKLLTDRRNAKGWPTVFADGRGLATALLTVWDEVEPVGMSGGHLRDLYADFLDEAAPLLGERATQAAQAFREAGRRWHAFAEAALPADVPEYARLRDMVAAVAEGVALGDDGAAGRAEAAAELWQLRAELDRKPPVAPDLGMLADRLRAVHTAETEAVEVLRTL
- a CDS encoding CPBP family intramembrane glutamic endopeptidase; this encodes MRFVKQLLAVVAVALIGGQGAAAVEGDFFLTLVIGAVAAVLGVVVYRWVVRRTERRDPAELDLDGWWGKVGRGTLIGFAMFAAVIANIAFLGGYHVEGWGSPTGALGLLGFMAAAAVTEELLFRGVLFRIIEERTGTWIALALTGVVFGAMHLVNPDATLWGATAIAIEAGFMLAACYAATRNLWVPIGLHFGWNFAAGGIFSVAVSGNGESKGLLEASTSGPVALSGGAFGPEGSLYAVLAGVVLTVVFLWLAKRRGHIVPLRRRTAQAPATATVTR